One window from the genome of Salvelinus fontinalis isolate EN_2023a chromosome 3, ASM2944872v1, whole genome shotgun sequence encodes:
- the LOC129842721 gene encoding uncharacterized protein LOC129842721, which yields MEYSKDNIHFLDLDISKNDKGCLHTSIFRKPTDGNTILRADSFHPKRLKENIPYGQFQRVRRICDQETDYSVKSAELENRFLDRGYSVQVLKDAGIRAGLLDRGNLLRRGVPRDTSKRVYFVTKYSTEAENIKRIIKNNWGIIQSDTLLRQIFPEPPVISFKRCPTLNDKLVHSYLPGDSQKTWLDHKPKGSFKCNQCNHCSNIVQKKYFVDTASKMEYYLKHFINCKTTHVIYRLECPQCKVFYIGRTKRRLQDRLAEHKYAIRVGNEDYPMARHYKSLHHGNPASLQAMGIDHVPASIRKGDRLKQLNQRESFWIYKLQATKYPGLNEDMDFSPFL from the coding sequence atggaATACAGCAAGGATAACATTCATTTTTTGGACCTCGACATTAGTAAAAATGACAAAGGTTGTTTGCACACATCAATCTTTAGGAAGCCTACAGATGGAAATACCATTCTGAGAGCAGACAGCTTTCACCCCAAAAGGCTAAAAGAAAATATTCCATATGGCCAATTCCAAAGAGTCCGCAGAATTTGcgatcaggaaacagactacagtgtcaaatctgctgaattggagaatcgctttttggatcggggctacagcgttcaggtcctgaaagatgcagGTATAAGGGCTGGATTACTTGACAGAGGGAACTTGTTACGAAGAGGAGTGCCTCGTGATACATCAAAGagagtgtattttgttacaaaatacagcactgaagcagagaacattaaaagaatcattaaaaacaattggggaatcatccaaagtgatacgctactacgccaaatctttcctgaaccaccagtcataagctttaagagatgtcctaccctaaatgacaaattagtccacagttatcttccgggtgactctcaaaaaacttggcttgaccacaaacccaagggctcttttaaatgtaaccagtgcaaccattgcagtaatattgtacagaaaaagtatttcgttgacacagcttctaaaatggaatattacctcaagcattttattaactgcaaaaccactcatgtcatctatagattagaatgtccacagtgcaaggtgttctacattggacggacaaagagacgccttcaagatcgcttggcggaacacaagtacgccatacgggtaggcaatgaagactaccccatggctaggcactacaagtccttacaccatggcaatcctgcctccctacaagctatgggtattgatcatgttccagcctctattagaaaaggggaccgtctcaaacagttaaaccaaagggaaagtttttggatttacaaactacaggccactaagtaccctggtttaaatgaagatatggatttctcacccttcctgtag